The DNA region CGCCTGCTGCGCCCCGTAGGGCCTGGATTCATGTCTCAGAATCCAACTCCGGGCTCTTGCTCCCACAACCCGTACCGATTATCGGCTTGTTGGGCCGTTACCCCAACAACAACCTAATCGGCCGCAGATCCATCCTAAGGCGCCGGAGCTTTCGGTTACAGGGCATTCCAGCGTCTGTAACCTATAGGGTATTATCCTCAGTTTCCCGAGGTTATCCCCTTCCTTAGGGTAGGTTATCCACGTGTTACTGAGTAGTACGCCGAGGGCCGAACCCTCTCGACTCGCATGGCTTAATCGAACCCCGATAGCAGTGACCTCTGGCAGGATCAACCAGAATTTGGAAGTATGCACACTACTAAACCTGGGAGGAATTAGCGGTTACTGAACAAATTTCCGCATTGCCAATGCCAACGTCAGAATCAACCCGCGTCAGAGCGCGGTCTCGTTGATTCTCCATCAACAGGGAAACAATGTTTGTTGTCTCTCCACTTAAACATATGTTTCCTGTATCAGGTCCGAAACCCATTGCTCGAACCCTCATACCGTTCCTCGATACAGGGGAGACTGCACCTGACCCGGCGCAGAACTTCACCCGTGCAAGTGCACCTGTTTGTCACCTATAATATATAAACATTGCCCTTGCACGGGACACACCCTGCCCGTTCAACCATCGAATCGATCCGCCGACCTGTAGACGCGTCCACCCGGCGGGTGTGACCTGCGCGCGCAGACTGCAGATGGTTGAACAGGCAGGATATAAACATCGTCAACCCTTTATCAGACCCGAAGTCAATCCTCGGGCCCTCATAACGGTTGAGAGGCCAGGGAATCAGACCACCCGGAAGGCTGCACGATCCCCTGCCCTGACAACACAGCCTTATAGTGTTATCATCAATGCCATATATACATTTCCCTGCCCCGTCGGATGCAGGCCGATGACCTGGATCCCCACAATGGTTGGGTAATCCCCGGGCTTCCGTGTCGAAAACACAGATTCCAGGGGAGAACTACTCCCAACCTGACCATCACATGTTGACGCCACCGCTATTTATACATTTACCCCGCCGGCGGCTAAAAAACCCGGATCAAAACCCGGATGATCGTCCCGGCATCAAGAAGAGCGCTAACCCGCCCGACGGGAGAGCGGCAGATCCCCATGCGCGCATGTGCGCAGGGACGATCATGCCCGATCAGCATCCCCGCTGGCATCCGGAGGACCATCGCCAGCAGTCCGTTCGCCGACATACACCTCGCCGAAGAACTCATCCTGCCAGATCTCAAGTTTCCCTTCGAGCATCAGAAATAGCAGCGGGATGTAGACATCACGCCGCGACTCTCCCCTCTCGCTCGAAAGCCGTCCGAGTGTGACAACACCCCCACTCCGGCGGACGGCACACCGAAACCCCTCCATGACGGCCGCCACGGCGCCCTGATAACCCTCATCGTGCGCCACCGAGACAACATCCCCCGCGCTAAGGTCGAGATCCGGTTCCGTCGCGAGAGGCGCCCGTCTCCTCTGCCGCCGGCGCTGCTCCTTCTCCGCCGTCTTCAACTGCTTGATCAGCTCATACAGCGTGACCGGAAGACGTTTTCGCAGGTTTTTCCGCCCCAGACGACGCTGGATCTCACGCTCCAGGCGTTCAACGGGTTCGACATCCCCTGCTGCATCATCGAAGTCGAACCCGCCATACCCCCACGGCTCACCGTCCTCATCATCAAACGCCTCCTCAACATCGTCGTCCCGGGCGTCGAGATACTCCGATTTGAGGCGCAGCAGGCACGCTGCGTAGAAAAGCGTCCTTCCCGAGATCCTCAGATCAAGCCTCTTGCGACGCTCAACCTCGGCGAGGAACCGGTCGGTCAGATCAACTATATCGATGTTCCAGGGGTCGACCTCGCCGCGCTCGGCCATACCAACCAGGATCTCGACAGGCTCCTCATCCATTATCCAGCACACCGGTCACGTAGGTGCTCTTGTCGGCGCGGGTCGTCACGCCGACGATACGGTCGGCGCGCTCGATCATCGGTTTCCTGAGCGAGACGATGATCGACTGTGCGTTCCCCGAGAGTTCGCTCATCATGTCAGCGATCCTGCCGACGTTGCTGCCGTCAAGGAACATATCCACCTCATCCAGCGCGTAGAACGGCGCTGGCATGTACTTCTGGATTGAGAAGATGAACGCCAGCGTTGTTAGCGACTTCTCACCCCCGGATAGAGAAGAGAGGAGGTGAACCTTCTTCCCGCGCGGCTGCACCGCAAACGTCAGCCCCCCGGCGAATGGATCTTCCTCGTTCTCGATAACCAGTCTCCCGCTCCCGTCAGTCAGGCGCGCAAAGATCTCCTGGAAATTAGCATCGATCGCCTTAAACGCCGTCATGAAGGCGTCGTATTTCATTTTTTCGCACTTCTCGATCCGCTCAAGGAGCATCTCGCGCTCCCGCGAGATGACCTCTTTCTTTTGTGTCCGTTCCTCAACGCGCGCCGCAACCCGCTCACACTCCTCGATCGCGAGCAT from Methanoculleus receptaculi includes:
- a CDS encoding ScpA family protein, encoding MDEEPVEILVGMAERGEVDPWNIDIVDLTDRFLAEVERRKRLDLRISGRTLFYAACLLRLKSEYLDARDDDVEEAFDDEDGEPWGYGGFDFDDAAGDVEPVERLEREIQRRLGRKNLRKRLPVTLYELIKQLKTAEKEQRRRQRRRAPLATEPDLDLSAGDVVSVAHDEGYQGAVAAVMEGFRCAVRRSGGVVTLGRLSSERGESRRDVYIPLLFLMLEGKLEIWQDEFFGEVYVGERTAGDGPPDASGDADRA